The following proteins are encoded in a genomic region of Brachypodium distachyon strain Bd21 chromosome 1, Brachypodium_distachyon_v3.0, whole genome shotgun sequence:
- the LOC100843299 gene encoding peroxidase 5: protein MAVLVLAAAVLWLCCAGRDAQAQAPATQLQLGFYAQSCPQAEVIVRDEVGRAVSGDPGLAAGLLRLHFHDCFVKGCDASVLLDTIAGNGSTAAEKDAAPNRTLRGFEVIDGAKKRLESACAGTVSCADILAFAARDSVVLTGGSPYGVPAGRRDGNESSASDAQASLPPPTANVAQLTQIFARNGLSQEDMVTLSGAHTIGVTHCSSFSARLYSGDNNNSDNTGHDPAMDDATATELARRCPPGSADTVPMDLGGGGGPVDENAFDTGYFQALLAHRGLLGSDQALTADNATAALVAQNAGNLYLFVTRFADAMVRMGAVRVLTGSDGQIRTSCRVVN, encoded by the exons ATGGCGGTCCTAGTACTAGCTGCCGCGGTGCTGTGGCTATGCTGCGCCGGTCGGGAcgcgcaggcgcaggcgccAGCAACGCAGCTGCAGTTGGGGTTCTACGCGCAGTCTTGCCCCCAGGCGGAGGTCATCGTGCGGGACGAGGTCGGCAGGGCCGTCTCCGGCGAccccggcctcgccgccgggctcctccgcctccacttccacgactgcttcgtCAAG GGCTGCGACGCGTCGGTGCTGCTGGACACGATTGCGGGCAAcggcagcacggcggcggagaaggacGCGGCGCCGAACAGGACGCTCCGTGGGTTCGAGGTGATCGACGGCGCCAAGAAGCGGCTGGAGAGCGCGTGCGCCGGCACcgtctcctgcgccgacatcctcgccttcgccgccaGAGACAGCGTCGTGCTG ACCGGCGGCAGCCCGTACGGCGTGCCGGCGGGGCGGAGGGACGGCAACGAGTCGTCGGCGTCCGACGCGCAGGCCAGCCTGCCACCTCCCACCGCAAACGTGGCCCAGCTGACCCAAATCTTCGCCAGGAACGGGCTCTCCCAGGAGGACATGGTCACGCTCTCCG GGGCGCACACGATCGGGGTGACGCACTGCAGCTCATTCAGCGCGCGGCTCTACTCGggcgacaacaacaacagcgaTAACACGGGCCATGACCCGGCCATGGACGACGCCACGGCGACGGAGCTGGCCCGGCGGTGCCCGCCAGGGAGCGCCGACACGGTGCCCATggacctcggcggcggcggcggcccagtCGACGAGAACGCGTTCGACACGGGCTACTTCCAGGCGCTGCTGGCCCATCGCGGCCTGCTGGGCTCCGACCAGGCCCTCACGGCCGACAACGCCACCGCGGCTCTCGTGGCCCAGAATGCCGGGAACCTGTATTTGTTTGTCACCAGGTTCGCCGACGCCATGGTCAGGATGGGCGCCGTCCGGGTGCTCACCGGCAGTGACGGCCAGATTCGCACCAGTTGCAGGGTCGTAAACTGA